One window from the genome of Pungitius pungitius chromosome 14, fPunPun2.1, whole genome shotgun sequence encodes:
- the LOC119227479 gene encoding uncharacterized protein LOC119227479, whose product MAEVRLRYGREACKFAQKSCSQYLVGCRTRQGKSATQTWPPLVKFSSGDIEAGERRGAGDSAGVRTVGVSRDGYIREAPPLAGVKYVWGIVAEDYRHLGLDRESCALLKTDAQRTAKFHPRYRVKAKFRRTLWSARRPQSLGSCCGQRPLVSTRAYSTARSEPLYKTKTGYYEILVVPPAATQTQIKTAYYKQSFIYHPDRNAASEDATVRFSEISEAYAVLGNKALRRKYDLGLLSPSDLVATARPAAAESGGSAGDPAAGRRSVVGADLRGGGVFDFDKFFKSHYSEQLQKQQEIRVRKEEMLKKEREKIGDESSGRMMEMGIVVLMAMAFGLVSSLKGG is encoded by the coding sequence ATGGCGGAGGTCAGACTGCGTTACGGCCGAGAAGCGTGCAAATTCGCGCAAAAATCATGCAGCCAATACCTCGTTGGATGTCGGACAAGGCAAGGTAAAAGCGCAACACAGACTTGGCCTCCGTTGGTGAAGTTTTCTTCCGGTGACATCGAAGCCGGAGAGCGGCGGGGAGCCGGCGACTCGGCGGGCGTAAGAACCGTTGGAGTTTCACGGGACGGTTACATAAGGGAGGCGCCGCCGTTGGCCGGTGTTAAGTACGTCTGGGGAATCGTCGCGGAAGATTACCGTCACCTCGGACTCGACAGAGAGTCGTGTGCTCTCTTAAAGACCGACGCTCAACGTACAGCGAAATTTCATCCTCGGTACCGGGTTAAAGCCAAGTTCCGGAGGACTCTTTGGTCCGCCCGGCGACCGCAGAGCCTCGGTTCGTGTTGTGGACAGCGACCCCTTGTGTCCACCAGGGCTTACAGCACCGCGCGATCCGAACCCCTCTACAAAACCAAAACGGGCTACTATGAAATCCTCGTGGTGCCACCCGCTGCCACTCAAACCCAGATAAAAACCGCCTACTACAAGCAGTCCTTCATCTATCACCCGGACCGCAACGCCGCCAGCGAGGACGCCACCGTCCGCTTCTCTGAGATCAGCGAGGCCTACGCCGTGCTGGGCAACAAGGCGCTGAGGAGGAAGTACGACCTGGGTCTGCTGAGTCCGTCCGACCTCGTCGCCACGGCGAGGCCCGCCGCCGCGGAGTCGGGCGGCTCCGCCGGGGACCCCGCGGCGGGCCGTCGGTCGGTGGTGGGCGCTGACCTCCGAGGGGGGGGCGTCTTCGACTTCGACAAGTTTTTCAAATCCCACTACAGCGAGCAGCTCCAGAAACAACAAGAGATCCGAGTCCGCAAGGAGGAGATGCTGAAGAAGGAGCGGGAGAAGATCGGCGACGAGTCGTCGGGCAGGATGATGGAGATGGGGATCGTGGTGCTGATGGCGATGGCTTTCGGTTTAGTGAGCAGTCTGAAGGGAGGATGA
- the LOC119227478 gene encoding cleavage and polyadenylation specificity factor subunit 3, with translation MATKRKVEVIVPAEESDQLLIRPLGAGQEVGRSCIILEFKGRKIMLDCGIHPGLEGMDALPYIDLIDPAEIDLLLISHFHLDHCGALPWFLQKTSFKGRTFMTHATKAIYRWLLSDYVKVSNISADDMLYTETDLEESMDKIETINFHEVKEVAGIKFWCYHAGHVLGAAMFMIEIAGVKLLYTGDFSRQEDRHLMAAEIPSVKPDILIIESTYGTHIHEKREEREARFCNTVHDIVNREGRCLIPVFALGRAQELLLILDEYWQNHPELHDIPIYYASSLAKKCMAVYQTYVNAMNDKIRKAININNPFVFKHISNLKSMDHFDDIGPSVVMASPGMMQSGLSRELFESWCTDKRNGVIIAGYCVEGTLAKHIMSEPEEITTMSGQKLQLKMSVDYISFSAHTDYQQTSEFIRALKPPHVILVHGEQNEMARLKAALIREYEDNDQVHIEVHNPRNTEAVTLNFRGEKLAKVMGSLADKKCLQGQRVSGILVKKNFNYHILNPCDLSTYTELAMSTVKQTQAIPFTGPYSLLVCHLRNLTGDVEELDGTDKNTLRVFKNITLVHDVGTVLLEWLANPLNDMYADAVTTVVLEVQSNPKAQKAMETQSANMDMDIFQSRLGVMLQDMFGGECVDFSDDKNVSVTVDGKTVHVCLETRSVCCEEECEEDDSLREMVELAVQRLYDALNPVI, from the exons ATGGCGACCAAGCGCAAAGTTGAGGTGATCGTCCCAGCAGAGGAGAGTGACCAGCTACTCATTCGTCCACT GGGCGCTGGTCAGGAGGTTGGGAGGTCATGCATCATCCTGGAGTTCAAAGGAAGGAAAATTATG CTGGACTGTGGTATCCACCCTGGGTTGGAGGGGATGGATGCTCTGCCATACATCGACTTGATAGACCCAGCTGAGATCGACTTGCTGCTCATCAGCCA TTTCCACTTGGATCACTGTGGAGCTCTTCCCTGGTTCCTACAAAAGACCAGCTTTAAAGGCAGGACTTTCATGACCCACGCCACTAAGGCCATCTACCGCTGGCTCCTGTCAGACTATGTCAAAGTCAG CAACATCTCTGCAGACGACATGCTGTACACCGAGACTGATCTGGAGGAGAGCATGGATAAGATCGAGACCATCAACTTCCACGAGGTCAAAGAGGTGGCTGGAATCAAGTTCTGGTGCTACCACGCTGGTCACGTGCTGGGAGCTGCTATGTTCATGATCGAAATTGCGGGAGTCAAG CTGCTGTACACAGGAGACTTCTCGCGGCAGGAAGACAGGCATCTGATGGCAGCTGAGATCCCCAGTGTCAAACCGGACATCTTAATCATA GAGTCTACCTACGGCACCCACATCCatgagaagagggaggagcgaGAAGCCCGCTTCTGTAACACAGTTCATGACATTGTCAACAGAGAAGGCCGCTGTTTAATCCCCGTGTTCGCTTTGGGGCGAGCCCAGGAACTGCTGCTCATTCTGG ACGAGTACTGGCAGAACCACCCAGAGCTCCATGACATTCCCATCTACTACGCCTCGTCCCTGGCCAAGAAGTGCATGGCTGTGTACCAGACCTACGTCAACGCAATGAACGACAAGATACGCAAAGCCATCAATATCAACAACCCTTTTGTCTTCAAGCACATCAGCAACCTCAAG AGCATGGATCACTTTGATGACATCGGCCCCAGTGTGGTGATGGCCTCTCCTGGCATGATGCAGAGCGGGCTCTCCAGAGAGCTCTTTGAGAGCTGGTGCACCGACAAGAGGAACGGAGTCATCATCGCTGGATACTGCGTAGAGGGAACACTGGCCAAG CACATCATGTCAGAGCCGGAAGAGATCACCACCATGTCGGGGCAGAAGCTGCAGCTGAAGATGTCCGTGGATTACATCTCTTTCTCGGCCCACACGGACTACCAGCAGACCAGCGAGTTCATCCGGGCGCTCAAACCACCTCACGTG ATACTGGTCCACGGGGAGCAGAACGAAATGGCCCGTCTGAAGGCTGCGCTGATCAGGGAGTACGAGGACAATGACCAGGTCCACATCGAAGTCCACAACCCTCGCAACACGGAAGCCGTCACCCTTAACTTCAGGGGGGAGAAATTGGCCAAG gtgaTGGGCTCTCTGGCTGATAAGAAGTGCCTCCAGGGCCAGAGGGTGTCCGGCATACTGGTGAAGAAGAACTTCAACTACCACATCCTCAATCCCTGCGACCTTTCTA CCTACACGGAGCTGGCCATGAGCACAGTGAAGCAGACGCAGGCCATTCCGTTCACTGGGCCGTACTCGCTGCTCGTCTGCCATCTGAGGAACCTCACCG GTGACGTAGAGGAACTGGATGGAACCGACAAGAACACTTTGagggtttttaaaaacatcactCTGGTCCACGACGTCGGCAcggtgctgctggag TGGCTGGCGAACCCCCTCAATGACATGTATGCCGACGCCGTCACCACCGTAGTGCTGGAGGTCCAGTCCAACCCGAAGGCCCAGAAAG CCATGGAGACCCAGAGCGCCAACATGGATATGGACATCTTCCAAAGCCGACTAGGAGTCATGTTGCA GGACATGTTCGGAGGGGAATGTGTGGACTTCAGCGACGATAAAAACGTCTCTGTGACTGTAGATGGGAAGACGGTTCACGTCTGCTTGGAAACGAGG TCGGTGTGCTGCGAGGAGGAATGCGAGGAGGACGACTCCCTGAGAGAGATGGTCGAGCTGGCCGTGCAGCGGCTCTACGACGCCCTCAACCCGGTCATCTGA